Proteins found in one Scomber scombrus chromosome 15, fScoSco1.1, whole genome shotgun sequence genomic segment:
- the LOC133995693 gene encoding BUD13 homolog, whose protein sequence is MGNQRKDGHRAIESQSPAEVTSTNPFEENLSNNPFDESPDSPAENNSSTTQQRYQFKSSAISTDEKAVIKTQRDKRQAPLPPGRNQTKRQSNKEPDASTHLAQINKLSKEKNVKTASILPQRSLQVNAPLSRPSTDTKNNQSLTLNSATKGTTTTTTTAKHTKRPAPTRPRSVEEKPFSEPKTSNGRVSEAKQVPVVYGLNPFDDDEDEDENELTAQDDKTASGNTSSVVWPAAVSQAKDDISQIKKSSKIAHAPLPPAKTATTSNTDGGHVRDKTHVTVPDKNATQTFDPEPEAIHSRTVEESPPQESQPVTVLRAGVEASGKKEGPHASSRRLLPVKPLNSLEQQSVSGEKDHKSKGIPFEVEENTKVSSSGVKGPFSQLTQEELISLVLKQEKQLLQRDSKISELEHYIDNLIVRVIEEKPSILMSLNALKKMA, encoded by the exons ATGGGAAATCAAAGAAAAGATGGACACAGAGCTATAGAGAGTCAAAGTCCTGCAGAAGTTACTTCTACTAATCCATTTGAAGAAAACCTTTCAAATAATCCCTTTGATGAGAGTCCCGACTCACCTGcggaaaacaacagcagcactaCCCAGCAAAG ATATCAATTTAAAAGCTCGGCCATTTCCACTGATGAAAAAGCTGTCATTAAGACTCAGCGGGACAAGCGACAAGCTCCTCTGCCTCCAGGAAGAAATCAAACCAAGAGACAGAGTAATAAGGAGCCAGATGCATCTACACATCTGGCACAAATTAACAAGttgagcaaagaaaaaaatgtcaaaactgccAGTATTCTCCCTCAGCGCTCGTTGCAGGTGAACGCTCCTCTGAGTAGGCCTTCTACAGACACAAAGAACAACCAGAGCTTGACGCTTAATAGTGCCACCAAAggaactacaacaacaacaacaacagccaaACACACTAAACGACCTGCACCGACTAGACCTCGCTCTGTGGAAGAGAAGCCATTCTCTGAACCAAAAACATCTAATGGACGTGTCTCGGAGGCAAAACAAGTCCCTGTTGTTTATGGTTTAAATCCATTTGACGACGATGAAGATGAAGACGAAAATGAGCTCACAGCCCAAGATGATAAAACGGCTTCTGGTAACACCAGTTCAGTAGTCTGGCCTGCAGCTGTGTCACAAGCTAAAGACGACATCTCGCAGATAAAAAAATCGTCAAAGATAGCCCACGCACCTTTGCCTCCTGCAAAGACAGCCACCACATCGAACACTGACGGAGGCCATGTTAGAGATAAAACACATGTGACTGTACCCGATAAGAATGCAACACAAACATTTGATCCAGAGCCCGAAGCCATACACTCCAGAACAGTCGAGGAGAGTCCGCCACAAGAGTCCCAGCCTGTGACAGTGCTGCGTGCTGGAGTGGAAGCAagtgggaagaaggaaggcCCTCATGCATCATCGCGCAG GCTTCTACCTGTAAAACCCCTTAACTCATTGGAACAGCAGTCTGTCTCAGGGGAAAAGGATCACAAATCCAAAGGAATCCCTTTTGAAGTTGAGGAGAACACAAAG GTCAGCAGCTCTGGGGTGAAGGGGCCGTTCTCCCAGCTGACTCAGGAGGAGCTCATCTCTCTAGTGCTGAAACAGgagaaacagctgctgcagagggACAGTAAGATATCAGAGCTGGAGCACTACATTGACAACTTGATTGTGCGCGTCATAGAGGAGAAACCAAGTATCCTCATGTCCCTGAACGCTCTGAAGAAAATGGCGTAG
- the rab11fip1b gene encoding rab11 family-interacting protein 1 isoform X2 has protein sequence MSLADQQWCPTSVQVTVLQARGLRIKGKSGTNDAYAVMQVAKEKYQTSVVEKSVAPVWKEEATFDLPPGGGERSTLHVHVLHRALVGPDKLLGQAVINLLQLSEDKTRNKTEWFKLLDKTGKSDKDRGEVLVDIQFMRNNMTASMFDLSAAGKSRSRLGKFKDKVRGKKKESDAASSTVPSFTQVLTDSEDEANGEAEVAAGKDEKKKKLKMKSLFSTKSNLQKNMSQSMSVLPGKNSSLSGSQSSGLNVDSSEGKKKFKFMIHKRSGSSDSKDTSAGQQKHGSGEQSNLCINGSHVYREESQPRTTRIGSNFSLASSGHGSMEDVPENSPPSVDSLRAVRQYSPWTEEEEEEEAEVENKKKDMEEMRIKEEKEEMVRRQELERLAEERRRKEEEERKQIEKEKLRREEVRAKEEERVKREEEERERLAEEKRRLEEQERRRIEEEKICREEEEKAQEERRRKEKEEEERVRRQEEDLERLAEEKRRQEEEERKRIEEEMARKEEEERVRMEEERAQEERRRRKEKEEEEERMRRQEEEERKRIEEEKARKEEEERKENRLKKKKLERRKRRGLGRKKKGLRKRGGGKKRRRGLKKRGLRERKKSERD, from the exons ATGTCCTTGGCGGATCAGCAGTGGTGTCCCACAAGCGTCCAGGTAACGGTACTCCAAGCCAGAGGCCTCAGGATAAAGGGGAAAAGCGGCACTAACGATGCGTACGCGGTCATGCAAGTGGCCAAGGAAAAGTACCAGACCTCGGTGGTGGAGAAGAGCGTGGCTCCGGTGTGGAAGGAGGAGGCCACCTTCGACCTGCCACCCGGCGGAGGGGAGCGCAGCACCCTGCACGTCCACGTCCTGCACCGAGCTCTGGTGGGTCCAGACAAGCTGCTGGGACAGGCTGTCATAAACCTGCTTCAGCTCAGTGAGGACAAAACCCGCAACAAGACCGA ATGGTTTAAGCTGCTGGACAAGACCGGCAAGTCGgacaaagacagaggagaggtgCTTGTGGACATCCAGTTCATGAGAAACAACATGACAGCCAGCATGTTCGACCTCTCTGCTGCCGGCAAATCCCGATCTCGCCTGGGCAAGTTCAAGGACAAAGTTCGTGGCAAGAAAAAGGAATCGGATGCTGCGTCTTCCACGGTGCCGTCTTTTACCCAGGTTCTGACAGACAGCGAGGACGAAGCGAACGGGGAAGCCGAGGTAGCTGCAGGCAAGGacgagaaaaagaagaaacttaAGATGAAGTCTTTGTTTTCTACCAAGTCTAACCTGCAGAAGAACATGTCGCAATCCATGTCTGTTCTGCCTGGAAAGAATTCCTCGCTGAGCGGCAGCCAGTCCTCTGGTCTGAATGTGGACTCCTCTGAAG GTAAAAAGAAGTTCAAGTTCATGATACATAAACGCTCGGGCAGCTCAGACAGCAAAGATACCTCTGCTGGTCAACAGAAACATGGTTCAGGGGAGCAAAGCAACTTGTGCATCAACGGCAGTCACGTATACCGTGAAGAGTCGCAGCCTCGGACCACTCGCATCGGCTCAAACTTCAGTCTGGCCAGTTCAGGTCACGGGTCCATGGAAGATGTCCCTGAAAACTCTCCCCCCTCTGTTGATTCGCTCAGGGCTGTGAGGCAATATTCACCctggacagaggaggaagaggaggaggaagctgaagtagaaaataagaaaaaggataTGGAAGAAATGAggataaaagaagagaaagaggagatggtTAGGAGACAAGAGCTGGAGAGGTTagctgaggagaggaggaggaaggaggaagaagaaagaaagcagattgaaaaagagaaacttaggagggaggaggtgagagctaaagaagaggagagggttaagagagaggaagaagagcgTGAGAGATTagcagaagaaaagagaagactTGAGGAGCAAGAAAGGAGACGGATTGAAGAAGAGAAAATTtgcagggaggaagaggaaaaggctcaggaagagaggaggagaaaagaaaaggaggaggaggagagggtgagAAGACAAGAGGAAGATCTTGAAAGATTagcagaagagaagaggagacaggaggaagaggaaagaaaaaggattgAGGAAGAGATGGctagaaaggaggaagaggagagggttaggatggaggaggaaagggctcaggaagagaggaggaggaggaaagaaaaggaggaagaagaggagagaatgaggagacaagaggaagaggaaagaaaaaggattgAGGAAGAGAAAGctagaaaggaggaagaggagagg aaagaaaacagattgaagaagaaaaagctagaaaggaggaagaggagaggattaGGACGGAAGAAGAAAGGGctcaggaagagaggaggaggaaagaaaaggaggagagggctGAAGAAGAGAGGGttaagagagaggaagaagagcgaGAGAGATTAG
- the rab11fip1b gene encoding golgin subfamily A member 6-like protein 22 isoform X1, with protein sequence MSLADQQWCPTSVQVTVLQARGLRIKGKSGTNDAYAVMQVAKEKYQTSVVEKSVAPVWKEEATFDLPPGGGERSTLHVHVLHRALVGPDKLLGQAVINLLQLSEDKTRNKTEWFKLLDKTGKSDKDRGEVLVDIQFMRNNMTASMFDLSAAGKSRSRLGKFKDKVRGKKKESDAASSTVPSFTQVLTDSEDEANGEAEVAAGKDEKKKKLKMKSLFSTKSNLQKNMSQSMSVLPGKNSSLSGSQSSGLNVDSSEGKKKFKFMIHKRSGSSDSKDTSAGQQKHGSGEQSNLCINGSHVYREESQPRTTRIGSNFSLASSGHGSMEDVPENSPPSVDSLRAVRQYSPWTEEEEEEEAEVENKKKDMEEMRIKEEKEEMVRRQELERLAEERRRKEEEERKQIEKEKLRREEVRAKEEERVKREEEERERLAEEKRRLEEQERRRIEEEKICREEEEKAQEERRRKEKEEEERVRRQEEDLERLAEEKRRQEEEERKRIEEEMARKEEEERVRMEEERAQEERRRRKEKEEEEERMRRQEEEERKRIEEEKARKEEEERVRMEEERAQEERRRKEKEEEEERMRRQEEERERLAEEKRRQEEDEKKRIEEEKARKEERIRMEEQRAQEERRREEEERVRREEEKRERLAAEKMRLEEQEKRRVEEEKIHREEEEKIRMEEERAQEERRRKEKEEEEERMTRQEELERLAKEKGRQEEEERKQIEEEKARKEEEERIRTEEERAQEERRRKEKEERAEEERVKREEEERERLAAEKRRLEQERRRIEEEKICREEEERIRMEEELAQEERRRKEKEEEEERIRMEEELAQEERRRKEKEEEEERVRRQEEEERKRIEEEKARKEEEEQIRREEEKAQEERRTKEKEERVRRQEEERERLAAEKGRQEEERKRIEEEKARKEEEEMIRRERAQEEKRRQEEEGRQRRRDERNKKRGGLRKRRGLGGRKRG encoded by the exons ATGTCCTTGGCGGATCAGCAGTGGTGTCCCACAAGCGTCCAGGTAACGGTACTCCAAGCCAGAGGCCTCAGGATAAAGGGGAAAAGCGGCACTAACGATGCGTACGCGGTCATGCAAGTGGCCAAGGAAAAGTACCAGACCTCGGTGGTGGAGAAGAGCGTGGCTCCGGTGTGGAAGGAGGAGGCCACCTTCGACCTGCCACCCGGCGGAGGGGAGCGCAGCACCCTGCACGTCCACGTCCTGCACCGAGCTCTGGTGGGTCCAGACAAGCTGCTGGGACAGGCTGTCATAAACCTGCTTCAGCTCAGTGAGGACAAAACCCGCAACAAGACCGA ATGGTTTAAGCTGCTGGACAAGACCGGCAAGTCGgacaaagacagaggagaggtgCTTGTGGACATCCAGTTCATGAGAAACAACATGACAGCCAGCATGTTCGACCTCTCTGCTGCCGGCAAATCCCGATCTCGCCTGGGCAAGTTCAAGGACAAAGTTCGTGGCAAGAAAAAGGAATCGGATGCTGCGTCTTCCACGGTGCCGTCTTTTACCCAGGTTCTGACAGACAGCGAGGACGAAGCGAACGGGGAAGCCGAGGTAGCTGCAGGCAAGGacgagaaaaagaagaaacttaAGATGAAGTCTTTGTTTTCTACCAAGTCTAACCTGCAGAAGAACATGTCGCAATCCATGTCTGTTCTGCCTGGAAAGAATTCCTCGCTGAGCGGCAGCCAGTCCTCTGGTCTGAATGTGGACTCCTCTGAAG GTAAAAAGAAGTTCAAGTTCATGATACATAAACGCTCGGGCAGCTCAGACAGCAAAGATACCTCTGCTGGTCAACAGAAACATGGTTCAGGGGAGCAAAGCAACTTGTGCATCAACGGCAGTCACGTATACCGTGAAGAGTCGCAGCCTCGGACCACTCGCATCGGCTCAAACTTCAGTCTGGCCAGTTCAGGTCACGGGTCCATGGAAGATGTCCCTGAAAACTCTCCCCCCTCTGTTGATTCGCTCAGGGCTGTGAGGCAATATTCACCctggacagaggaggaagaggaggaggaagctgaagtagaaaataagaaaaaggataTGGAAGAAATGAggataaaagaagagaaagaggagatggtTAGGAGACAAGAGCTGGAGAGGTTagctgaggagaggaggaggaaggaggaagaagaaagaaagcagattgaaaaagagaaacttaggagggaggaggtgagagctaaagaagaggagagggttaagagagaggaagaagagcgTGAGAGATTagcagaagaaaagagaagactTGAGGAGCAAGAAAGGAGACGGATTGAAGAAGAGAAAATTtgcagggaggaagaggaaaaggctcaggaagagaggaggagaaaagaaaaggaggaggaggagagggtgagAAGACAAGAGGAAGATCTTGAAAGATTagcagaagagaagaggagacaggaggaagaggaaagaaaaaggattgAGGAAGAGATGGctagaaaggaggaagaggagagggttaggatggaggaggaaagggctcaggaagagaggaggaggaggaaagaaaaggaggaagaagaggagagaatgaggagacaagaggaagaggaaagaaaaaggattgAGGAAGAGAAAGctagaaaggaggaagaggagagggttaggatggaggaagaaagggctcaggaagaaaggaggaggaaagaaaaggaggaagaagaggagagaatgaGGAGACAAGAGGAAGAGCGTGAAAGATTagcagaagagaagaggagacaggaggaagatgaaaaaaaaaggattgagGAAGAGAAAGctagaaaggaggagaggattAGGATGGAAGAACAAAGGGctcaggaagagaggaggagagaagaggaggagagggttaggagagaggaagaaaagcgTGAGAGGTTAGCAGCAGAAAAGATGAGGCTTGAGGAGCAAGAAAAGAGACGagttgaagaagaaaaaatacacagggaggaagaagagaagattaggatggaggaagaaagggctcaggaagagaggaggagaaaagaaaaggaggaggaagaggagagaatgaCGAGACAAGAAGAGCTCGAAAGATTAGCAAAGGAGAAGGGgagacaggaggaagaagaaagaaaacagattgaagaagaaaaagctagaaaggaggaagaggagaggattaGGACGGAAGAAGAAAGGGctcaggaagagaggaggaggaaagaaaaggaggagagggctGAAGAAGAGAGGGttaagagagaggaagaagagcgaGAGAGATTAGCAGCAGAAAAGAGGAGACTTGAGCAAGAAAGGAGACggattgaagaagaaaaaatttgcagggaggaagaggagaggattaGGATGGAAGAGGAACTGGctcaggaagagaggaggaggaaagaaaaggaggaggaagaggagaggattaggatggaggaggaactggctcaggaagagaggaggaggaaagaaaaggaggaggaagaggagagggtgaggagacaagaggaagaggaaagaaaaaggattgAGGAAGAGAAGGctagaaaggaggaagaggaacagattaggagggaggaggaaaaggctcaggaggagagaaggacgaaagaaaaggaggagagggtgaGGAGACAAGAGGAAGAGCGGGAAAGATTAGCAGCAGAAAAGGGgagacaggaagaagagagaaaaaggattGAAGAAGAGAAAGctagaaaggaggaagaggagatgatAAGGAGGGAAAGGGctcaggaagaaaaaaggagacaagaggaagaggggagg CAAAGGAGAAGAGACGAGAGGaacaagaaaagaggaggattgaggaagaggagaggattaggagggaggaagaggggttAA